A segment of the Solanum lycopersicum chromosome 9, SLM_r2.1 genome:
tcAAATTTCACgttatataaataatgtgaAGAAAAAACTTATACTTTTCAAGGTAACAagaaatcatgttttttttacGCCTTCGTGGAGACTACTTCCTCGtaacaaaaaattaacattttaagtggcgactctaaaaacTCGTGGCCAGTATATTAGTCGccattaaacattatttttaatcatgagttcttttcttttttaatctttttttaaggtcaaatttaccactttatcttatttatttaaattgaaaaatcccaaattttgcattatttttttgaattccttttttttttacacactcaaaaagtcaaaacattaaaaaaacgAAATAGCAAATTAAATGGCAAAAGACTTgttctaacaaaaaaaaaatagtaaaacagACTCATAAAAGGTAACAATAACCAAcaaatcacacaaaattgtagataaatattatgcaaacaaataaaaattaataatccaatccatttatttatttttttaaaaaaaacctaaattaACTCTCCATCTTTCAATCAAAAACAAACTCTACCCATTTTTTTCACTATAAATActcttcataattttcatttGTTCTTCATTCCCATGTTTCTTTTCtccttatccaaaaaaaaaaaaattaaaaaaaattatttagattaaATATCACTATCTGTCAAAGCccaatcattaaaataaaataaaaattatggaTTATTCATCTAATAAAAGTTCTCGTTGGGCTTTGCCAGTTATCTTAGTTTgcttttttgtaattttattatccAATAATGTTGTTTTTGCTTCTCATAAAGTTTTTATTCACTTGCAATCTCAAAATGCTGTAAATGTTCATACTGTTCATCGAACTGGTTATCATTTTCAGCCCGAAAAACATTGGATCAATGGTATGTTTATTCCTTTTTTTcgtcttttttttatatatatatataataaaacgAACATGTTGTGTTTAGTCTAGATTTAATACTAGTGATTTTTTTGACGCTAACAAATAATCGAGTACTCACCATTTGTCAATAGATACATTGACATGTATTAGTATGATTTTCGTCTTTTTTCGTTgtttctaatattatttaatcttcactaattttttttatttttctttgaatgatGTCTCTTGGTCAAAACATACAATAGATCCCAATGGTAAGTTaactatatttttgtatattttttaaatttattttattcttattatataatatagggaaaaaaggataaatatatccCCGAACTATTATAAATAGTATGCACCAGTATCCTCTGTTATACTTTAGAGACATTTTTGCCGTCAAAAAACTAGAACACATATATCCTTTATTTATCCCGATATCGAATCGATTGTACCACGAGTGAAGGGTATagctctagtttttggacggtAGGGCACCTAAAGTATGACGAAGAATATCTGCAAACCATTTACAATAGTTTTGGATATATTTGTGAACTAATGATGTTTGAATTCTTTTTTCATAGCACCAATGTATTTCAATGGAGTGTATCATCTATTCTACCAGTACAACCCAAATGGTTCAGTATGGGGTAACATTGTTTGGGCTCATTCCGTTTCAAAAGACTTGATCAATTGGATCAATTTAGAACCTGCAATTTACCCATCAAAGCCATTTGATCAATTCGGTACCTGGTCTGGATCAGCAACCATCCTACCTGGTAACAAGCCAGTCATCTTGTACACCGGAATCATAGATGCCAACCAAACCCAAGTCCAAAACTACGCAATCCCAGCTAACTTATCCGATCCATATCTCCGCGAATGGATCAAGCCAGACAACAACCCATTAATTATAGCCGATGAAAGTATCAACAAGACCAAGTTTCGTGACCCAACAACAGCATGGATGGGTAAAGACGGGCATTGGAGAATCGTCATGGGAAGTTTGAGGAAACACAGCAGGGGCTTAGCTATAATGTATAGGAGCAAAGACTTTATGAAATGGGTCAAGGCTAAACACCCACTTCACTCAACTAACGGCACTGGAAACTGGGAATGCCCTGATTTTTACCCAGTTTCATCGAAAGGTACTGATGGGTTGGATCAATACGGTGAGGAACACAAGTACGTGCTGAAGAACAGTATGGATCTTACTCGATTTGAGTATTATACACTTGGAAAATACGATACGAAAAAAGATAGGTACGTTCCAGATCCAGATTCTGTCGATAGTTTGAAGGGATTGAGACTCGATTACGGTAACTTCTACGCATCGAAGTCATTCTACGATCCAAGCAAAAATCGAAGGGTTATCTGGGGTTGGTCTAATGAATCAGATATATTCCCAGAGGATGATAATGCGAAGGGATGGGCTGGGATTCAATTGATTCCTCGTAAAGTATGGCTTGATCCAAGTGGTAAGCAGTTGGTTCAATGGCCTGTGGAGGAACTAGAAACCCTAAGAACTCAAAAGGTTCAATTGAGCAACAAGAAGATGAACAATGGGGAGAAGATTGAAGTTACAGGAATCACACCAGCACAGGTATATATAtagacttttttatttttaatttattattattattattattactctctccgttttcaaaaaaaaaatatccctattttcttttatagtctctttaatttaaaaagaatgatctattttctttttggataaCCTTTTAACTTTGATTTTTCACGTGAAATGTTTAAAATCACGAGATTAAAGAGCATTTTGgttacatttgacataactgaAATTTAGAaacacaagattaaaggacattttggtacatttgacataacttgaATTTAAAACCACATaattaaagggcattttggtacatttgaattagaacattttgatacatttgacataacatgaatttagaaccacaagattaaaaaatcttctttcttttttcttaaatttcgttccaagtcaaattaggtcattcttttttaattactccctccgtctaATTTTATGTAACAACATTTGACCGGACGGAgagttttaagaaataaataaaacactttGAGATGTGTACCAAATTGCTCTCCAAAAATACTCACTTTTCTCTCTCCTCATAAATGTATTTGagtactatttttaaaattaagcgAGTCcaacaagaataaaatagaaactgtacttttaaatatttaccatataaaaaaatgtgattttttttttttgaaaactgatcaaaaagaaaatgatatcaCTCGACGATGAAAGtgtttaataatgaaaaaacatGACAGGCTGATGTTGAAGTGACATTCTCATTTGCAAGTTTGGATAAGGCAGAGTCATTTGATCCTAAATGGAATGATATGTATGCACAAGATGTTTGTGGACTCAAGGGTGCAGATGTTCAAGGTGGGCTTGGGCCATTTGGTCTTGCTACATTAGCTACTGAAAACTTGGAAGAAAACACACCGGTTTTCTTCCGAGTTTTCAAAGCACAGCAAAACTACAAGGTTCTCTTGTGTTCTGACGCTAAAAGGTACTacttattgaatttttaacttGTTGGTAACGTTTTCGACGGTATAATATCGAGAAGTTGAGAAATTGACAAATCTTTTGTTTTATGTCTGATAGGTCAACTCTTAAGTTCAATGAAACAATGTACAAAGCTTCATTTGCTGGATTTGTTGATGTTGATTTGGCTGACAAGAAATTGTCACTCAGAAGCTTGGTAACTTCTCTTTCTATCGTTAATCAAAAATCTAAACGAACATTTGAATCTAAACTattgaaattctttttgtaGATTGATAATTCAGTTATAGAAACTTTTGGTGCTGGTGGAAAGACATGTATAACATCGAGGGTTTATCCAACATTGGCAATTAACGACGAGGCACATTTATTCGCGTTTAACAACGGAACGGAGCCAATCACAATTGAGAGTTTGGATGCATGGAGTATGGGCAAAGCTAAGATAcaatattgaagaaaaaaaaaagaataaggaGAAAGGAACTATGGTAAAAGGGGGAAATATGAGATTTTGATGGACATATAAGAGTTtgttattttgatatttcaactctattttttttgtttatcaaatTAGATATCCCTCGAgtcaaaaaaaatgtatatagatTTATCCTCTATTTTCAATTTATGACAATAATGCTATGTTTTTGCTTTCAAAATTGTTGTTTTCGTTATATTATTTGTTCAATcgtgtatttattttattgatatatcttttaaattttaaattttaatattttattttattattatatttacatagCTACAGAATGGTCTAACAAATAAAAGAAGTTTGTCATTGAAAGGAAATAATTGGTTAAATCTTATCTGAAAAATAGTTTcagattattttttaacatagttttatttttcagaTAACATAGTTTGAGATAATGTTAAATAATATGATGTTGCATTGGGTATTTCCTGGATAAATAATTCATCTTTTGTTTCTACagagttaaataaaaatagcaACCATCTTATTTTGAAGAAagtgttttaatattttttcgttCAATTGTTTTTTCCAACTAAATAAATTGTATAACAAGAAGAAGCTCAAATGGACAaaatttgtttctgataaattGTATTCAAACAAAAGTACAATTAGTGCTTTTTAGAGAATCCAGTTCCGGCGGAAGATTAAGTAAGGTGCGGTATAAAGACCAATCAATTTCCTACAACAGACAATAGAGGGCTCTGACGTGACCACGGTCAATGAGACTATTGTTCTGATTCTATAGAGTCTAACCTTGAAAAGAAAAGACTCGTTGTTTTTAAGCCTGGTCCAGGTGTGGGAGCTATACTTGATATACAAGTCGACTCGTGAACTACGGAGTACTCCAAATGTTTTACCAAACAGAAGAACAATGGGCAAACACCAATCCTGAGAAGTGGTAAAATCTACAAAACATTGAAAGGTATAAAATGTTTGGTAAGTCAGAATACATTAGCATAAATATTGGAGCTCACAGAGTCATTTGCTGACTCTTGCATATACATAATTCCTCcttatcattaacaaagtagaaataaatatgatatatactaTGAAAACACAAATaagtcaaacaaaaaaaaagagatgaacTTTGTAATGAATGGACACAGAAAACTGATCTGTTGCTGTTGCTCAGACAGACGAAACATGTTGCCTCAGCTGTGtcgaaaaaaaagaaacaagatgATGTGGGAACAAaggttcttgaattatgttggcAAGTCAGAATATCAATAAGCCTCAGAAGTTTTAGCTCATTGGGGAAAAAACCCTGGCACATCTAATAGACTCATCATTCTTGCCATAAATTGAATTACCAAAGTGTATTAGCAGATCACCTACACACAAAAAATACACCAGGAAGAAAGAAAGAGTGGAAACAAATACATTATGGATGCACAATATCAAAAGAGAAAGCTCAGAATATCAATAAGCAGTTAGTGTAAACATTCAACAGGGAGTTCTCCCTTCACACAACAGATATTCATCATTCCCATACCTACCTAAAATTAACTATAAATGCCAAAAGAAgccaaattatatatttaataataatttacatcAAAATCTTCTGTTAGTAATGTTAATAATGAACTTTTATAGTCATAGTTAGGTCCAACAAAAATTAAGGGATCAATGAACACCAtgtaaatcaaaaaataaaagagtgaATCACAAATGCAAGTCAGAATATCAATAAGCCTCGATGATTGAGCTCATAGAGGAATTCACCACTCGCACATCTAATTGTTTTTCATCATGCTTGCCATAGCAAAGGCTAAATATAGCACAAATTCCACCTCAACTAGAAAAAAGTAGAATCAACAACGGATGTGACACCACAAAAAGTATGGGCTATATCCTGACGTGTAACTTCAGTTAAGGTCTAAATCAGATAAATATTTCAACTTAACAATTTGCTACAACTTCAAGTGAAAAATTAGTACAAATGCAATAATGAAGCATATTTGtagaacacaaaattaaaaagttccATTTATTTCTATTGTAAGTACTTTAAGAAGGCAAGTCAGAATATCAATAAGCCTCGATGATTGAGCTCATAGAGGAATACACCACTCACACATCTAATAGTTTATCATCATTCTTGCCATAGCAAagttatgttatgaatataaatagaaatatacTGCAAACCACATCTAAATTAGGGAGATTCAAAGCATCTTTTGTTGGAACAAAAAGATAGCAACTTTCATTTTCAACAGTGACAAATTATTCAAACACACAAATGCTTAATTTTCAA
Coding sequences within it:
- the LIN7 gene encoding cell-wall invertase, whose amino-acid sequence is MDYSSNKSSRWALPVILVCFFVILLSNNVVFASHKVFIHLQSQNAVNVHTVHRTGYHFQPEKHWINDPNAPMYFNGVYHLFYQYNPNGSVWGNIVWAHSVSKDLINWINLEPAIYPSKPFDQFGTWSGSATILPGNKPVILYTGIIDANQTQVQNYAIPANLSDPYLREWIKPDNNPLIIADESINKTKFRDPTTAWMGKDGHWRIVMGSLRKHSRGLAIMYRSKDFMKWVKAKHPLHSTNGTGNWECPDFYPVSSKGTDGLDQYGEEHKYVLKNSMDLTRFEYYTLGKYDTKKDRYVPDPDSVDSLKGLRLDYGNFYASKSFYDPSKNRRVIWGWSNESDIFPEDDNAKGWAGIQLIPRKVWLDPSGKQLVQWPVEELETLRTQKVQLSNKKMNNGEKIEVTGITPAQADVEVTFSFASLDKAESFDPKWNDMYAQDVCGLKGADVQGGLGPFGLATLATENLEENTPVFFRVFKAQQNYKVLLCSDAKRSTLKFNETMYKASFAGFVDVDLADKKLSLRSLIDNSVIETFGAGGKTCITSRVYPTLAINDEAHLFAFNNGTEPITIESLDAWSMGKAKIQY